The stretch of DNA AGAGTCCAATGCTTTACTCAACTCTTCGCTTGTTGTTATCTCAAGGTCCCCTGGCCATATTGATTTATAGCCTTCCAGCTTAGGTCCGGAAGTAAAAATGGTTGGGCCAAGTAATTTACCATTATTGATAGCTGTTCGCCATTGAAGAACGCTTGGGGTGATATCAGCTGCAGCATCTCTTACAGTTGTTATTCCATAAGCGATAAATAAGGGAAGAAGATTTTTGTTCTCGGTAATTAATGTGTCTCCTCCACCAAAATGCATATGCATGTCCCATAAACCAGGAAGCACATACTTACCATTCGTGTTTACAACCTCTTTTGCTTGATATTTAGAAATCTTTTTGCTATCAACCACATCGACAATGACTCCATTGTTAATAACAATTGATTTACCTGTTTCTATCTTTCCTGTTTTTACGTTGATGATTTTTCCTGACTTAATAATCAGGTCAACTTTGGTTTTTTGAGCAAAAGCCGAAAAGCCTACCAAAACCAATAAAACTGTAATTATTCTCTTCATCCAATGTAAATTATCTGGCTCCTGCCTTTTCAAGAATGACAACAATTTCTTTAAAACCTCTCTGTTTTGCATGTGCAAGTGGTGTTATTCCGTCATTATCGGGAATGTTTACATCACAACCGACATCCACCAATAATTGAACAATTTGAACATGAACCGGACCTCCGTTGCTTAATACAATTGCCTCCATCAAGCCCGTCCAACCAAGACGGTTAACGTAATCTTTAGGAAACGATTTGTCTTTCAATAATTCCTTCACTATTTCTATATGACCTCTTTCACAAGCCGGAATTAATGCGGTTCCTCCATATCGATTATAAACTTTATAGTCGGGGTTAGCTGTAAGGCACATTTTGAGGATTTCTACGTACCCACTTGCTCCGGCGTACAAAAAAGGACTGTTCAACATCTTGTCCTGCGCATTCACATTGGAGCCTTGCGCTATAAGCAATTTTGCCGCTTCAGTATTGTTTTCGTATGTGGCAATCATAAGTAACGTTTCACCCTTATCATTTTGTTCTTCCAGATTTCCACCAGCATCAATCCACCTTTTTAAACCGGAAATATCATTCTTCTTAATCATTTGAAAAACCTTATCTGATGTAATCATTGTTTCTTTTTTGTGTTGCGAACAAGCATTAAAACTGATTGCAGTTATCAACATAAAAATGGCAAGCCCATATTTCATACAAAATGAATTAATGAACAAAATTAAACGTGAATAAGGTGATATTATGGGACAGATTAGAGCAACCCGGGTGTTTTTCCCTTCTTATCTCTGAATTCTAATGGAGAAAGTGAAGTGTGTTTTTTGAAAAATCTTGAGAAATAAGAGCTGTCGCTAAAGCTTAGTGAAAAAGCGATTTCTTTAATATCCAGATTGGTAAGGATAAGCATCCGTTTAGCCTCAAGCATAATCCGGTTACGGATAAACTCCCCTGCTGTGTAAAACGACTCCCGTTTACAAACCGCATTAAGATAATTGGCTGAAACATTTAACTGACTGGCGTAAAAAGCCACTTCATTATGTTGATGATAGTATTTCTCTACCAGGTGCTCAAATTGGTTTATCATACGGACATCAGAACCCGATGAATGGAAAGGAAACTGCTCAACATACCATCTTTTCAATAGTAACAATATAATCTGAAGCCGATGCTGGAGAATTTGAGTTGAAGTATGTTCTTTTCTTTCAAATTCCTTTATCATCAACCTGAACTCTTGCTGAAGCTCATCGTTTTGTTCAGCATTTAATAATAATACAGGTGTTGACGATGCATTAAAAAAAGGCAATGAAATTGTTTTAGACAGGAAAGCATCGGAAAAGAGCACCTGAAATCCAGATGTGTTTTTTGAAAGATTCCATTGATGCGCCTGTCCGGGAGCTAGAAAAAACAAGATGCGCTCTTTTACCTCGTACTCGTTAAAATCAATGGTATGAGTTCCTGAGCCGGAATTAACCAACAATAACATAAAAAAGTCATGCTTATGCGCATCATCAATTAATGGCATATTTATGGGAGCATGCTCAACGATTTTGAACTCATTCGCCAACGGCATCTTTACGATCTGATCAATTCCAATGGTTTTTAACATTTTCTTATGCACTGCGATAAAAGTACTTTTAGCTGACTGTCGTTGACAAAAGCTTTCTGATAAGCTAAAATTAGTTTATTTTCCGCTTTCAATTTTACTTGCTTGTACGAATTTTCCTTTTACCTGTTTGTTGGATGCTGGGGAGCTATCCGTTACTATTATTTTTTTAAAAAGAATCATGATGCTCAATACGTCGAAGAATCATTCAACGTAACCAGCCATCAAAACAAATTACTACTCCAATATTTTCCCTACTACCGCCAGCTTTCTGAGAAAGGAAAGAAACGCTTTGTATTGCGGACACAACAAACGATAAAATCAATCATAATTCAAGGCAAGGAAGGATTTGTTGTAACAAACGATGTAAAGCTTTTGGTCGGAGCCTCCATTGCTCAGTTAACTTTTGGTTTCTCCAAGCCTCGCCTTAATGAATTAAAAGCTGTTCTGATTTTTCCGGATGCCTTTTATAGTCGTTTGCTGCGCAGGTGGGCCAAGGGTTTGGCGTTTGAGAATGGCAGTGTTTGCTTAAGCTGGAACCATTTTTTAAACGGCTACGAAGACTCTTCGGATGCCATTAATCTCGGTTTACATGAATTTGCACATATTCTTCGCTTTGAAGTATTTGAAGAAACTAATGAAGGTTTGTTCTCCAATCCATTTGTCGATAATTTTAAAGAGTGGGAAGATGCCGGAATGCCTGTTTTCATGAATGTAAGAAAGGGCAAGGAAGATTTTTTCAGGTCATACGGCGGAGCTAATACCATAGAGTTTTTTGCTGTTTGTATTGAGAACTTTTTTGAGAAACCTGAAGTGTTTAAAAAAGAACTCCCCTATTTATACGACAAACTATGCTTACTTATGCAGCAGGATCCATTAAACACTAGCAAGGATTACTCTTTTGATGAAATCGATGAGTTTTCTTTAAGCCCATCAAGCGAACAAGGATATGAACTGTGGTGTTCATCGATAGAACAATCGATATGGAATTCTGTCAAGTCATTAGCTTATGCCACTACATTCCTTATCATTTTTGCACTAACCAATCATTTTATAGCAAATCCAACTATTGCTGAGCAAGGAGGGTTTGTTTACCTGCGTTTGTTTTCAGCGTCTGTCTTATTTTAGTTTCAATACGTTGGAGCTACTATGATAAAGAATATGCTTCCATTAAAAACCGTGAATTCCTAAATCATCTTTTCAGAACCGTTGTTCCTTTGCTACTTGTGGTTATCACAGTGTATTTTATTGTTTTCTTTAGGGAATTGACAGCATAAACTGCTTATAAGATTTCATACTTAATTAGTTTTTGAGGATTAAAAAAGTGATTCAAGGGACCATTTCCCTCTCCGGTTCTCACATCCTTTCCTGCTTCAATAACTTCTTTGATATAATCCCGGGCCAAGCTTATGGCTACATTTAACCGTTCGCCTCTGGCCAGGTAAGCGCCAATGGCTGAAGATAACGTACAACCGGTTCCATGTACATTATTACTTTGAATAAATTCCCCTTCAAACACTAGTTCATTTCCGTTTGCATCAACAAAAACATCGTATAAAACTTTGCTCTTTAGATGGCCTCCTTTCACTAAAACAGATCTACATCCGGTTTCCAATAACTTAATGGCTGCTTTTTGCATGTCATCTACATTATCCAACTTCACACCTGTTAATACAGCCGCTTCATCCAAATTTGGTGTAATGACTGTTGCCAATGGAAAAAGATGACTTGTTAAAACATCAACCGTTTCATCTTCGATCAGTTTATGTCCGCTTGTCGAGATCATAACCGGATCAAGCACTACAGGAATAGAGGGCTCTTTTAGCAATATTTCAGCGATTCCCTTTGCCAATTCAGCAGAATGTACCATCCCGATTTTTATGGCCTGTGGCTTAAGATCGTCAATAACTGCTTTAATCTGTCCTTTCACAATATCTACTGGGATGCTGTGAATAGCTGTTACTCCAAGGGTATTCTGAACAGTTATTGCTGTTATCGCAGAAGTGCCAAAACAACCCAATGCTGAAAAGGTCTTTAAATCGGCCTGTATTCCAGCTCCTCCTCCACTGTCGGATCCGGCGATTGTTAGCACAACAGGATATTTATATTGTTTCATGTTGGTTGACGATAATTATAAACTCTGTTCGATTAACGCTCTTATCTCAGCCGCAGCCCTATAAGGTTCATTTGCCGAGCAAATTGCGGAAACCACTGAAATGCAATCGGCTCCTGATTTAATTACCGCCGAAATATTACCTTTATTCATATTTCCAATAGCCACAATCGGCTTTTCAGTTAAACCTCTTACTTTTTGCACTCCCTCCAAACCCCATTCAGTAATGGTATTTGTCTTAGTTGTTGTAGAAAAGACCGGGCTCAATGCAATATAATCCGAAGCTGCAACTTCATTGCTTTTCAGTTGTTCAATCCACTCCAATGAATAGCCAAGAATTTCACAAGTATCCCACTGTTCTTTAATTGTTAATGGCGACAGATCGTTAACCCCCACATGAATCCCTGCTGCACGACATTTCATGGCAATTGCCAATCGGTCATTTACAATCAACGGAACCTTATAGTGATCCAGCATTTCTTTCAGCTGTATGGCTTTCCCAAGAAACTCTTTGTCCGAAATTTCCTTTTCACGAATCTGAACCACATCCACGCCGCCCTTAACTGCTTCTTCTGTTACCCATAACAGATCTCGTCCAAGACAAGCCTTCATATCTGTAACCAGGTATAATCGGTAAGGAAACTTATTCATAATGTTCGGTTAATTTCATTTCTTCCAACATTATTTCAGGTGAAAACTGATACAATGCGTCGATAAAGTTGACTTGTAAGCTGCCCGGACCATTTGAGATTTCGGCAGCAATTTCTCCGGCAATACCCATGGTAACCATAGCCGCTGCTGTAGCTTCAAAAGGAATTTCTGGATTGGCGGCACAAAAAGCACCTACTAAGGCCGTAGCAGTACAACCCATGCCGGTAACTTTTGGCATTAATGAATGGCCATTCTCAATAGAAATCATTCTATTTCCTTTTATTACAAAGTCAACTTCTCCCGAAACACAAACTACTGACCCCGTCGACTTACTCAGTAATCGGGCCGCCTCTACTGCTTCATTACTTTGATGAATGCTGTCGACTCCCTTTGTTTTACTATGCATATTTGCTAATGCCATTATTTCAGAAGCGTTTCCACGAATTACGGTTGGTGCATGCAAATCGATCAACTTTTTTAGCATTGCGTTTCTAAAGCTGGTTGCTCCCGCACCTACAGGATCAAGAATCCATGGTTTATTTAGTTCTCTAGCTTTGCCAATGGCTAGTTCCATACTTTTAACCCAGTATTCATCCAACGTGCCGATGTTCACCACCAGTGCTCCGGAAATCGAGACCATTTCGTCTATTTCGCTATGCGAATGCGCCATTATGGGCGATGCTCCGATTGCCAATAATGCATTTGCAGTATTATTCATAACTACATAATTGGTAATACTATGCACCAATGATCCCTGCTGTCTTAATGCAGACAAACATTTTACCAATTGATCTTTAATCATTGCAGTAAATAATAAATGAAGTAAATGGCTTAGCAGTCTCCGATTAGAGCATGTGAAGAATTTCTTCGCTTTTCCCTTCGTCGGTATTACCCGAATCAGGTTCAAAGGGTTTAATCTCAGTTCGCTCGGAACACCCCTAAAGCCAATAAATATGTTTAATAAACGCTAAAGATAGCGTTTATGTTTTTTAAATAGCGGGAACCTTTAGCCCATTAATTCTTTCATCAGCTTATCAAAAGCCTCTTTCATATCAGCAAGTTCTGTTTCAACTTTAACTAAACGTTCTTCCAGTTCAGCTACCCTGCTAACCGGCATTTCTGGTTGAACATCTTCGTCATCTTCAACAGATGGAGTTCCTCCAAATAAATGCATGTAACGAGCTTCTTTTTGTCCGGCTTTTTTAGGAAGTTGAACAACAAAAGGCAATTCAGGCGAAGAAAGCTTATCCAGCATTTCTTGTATCTCCTCTAGCGATTCGTATTCATACATTCTCCCCGAGTTCGTATTCAACTCTCCCAACGTTTGTGGACCGCGAAGCATCAGTAAACAAATCAGTGTAACTTCTGCCGGAACGATTGGAAAAACAATCCCCAAATTATGCTTGTATTTAACGGCTCTACTAGATCCTCCGGTAGCAGTTGAGATTAGCCCTTTCTTTTTTAAGGTATCTAATGCGGCAACGATAGTACCTTCATCATAATTAACCACCGGTTTACGAGAAGACTTTTGATTGCAAGCAGCCGTTAAACTATTCAGCGTTAACGGATAATATTCAGGAGTGGTTTTACTTTTTTCGATTAATGAACCTAGAACACGTTGTTCTACGGCATCTAAAAGAGGTAAAGATTGAGTTGCTTCCATTTCGTAAATATAATTTATCTGAAGAAAATTTGATCAAAACATTACTTCATTACTACAAGAGCAAAGATCACGGAAAATAAAAGTATTATCAGAGATGCAATTACACTTGCTTTTGCAATCGAAGGTTTGATTTTAGCATTTGATCTGAAATCCCATAAAGTAATTACCCAACCCCAGATCAGGGGTATAAGAAACAGAATAAATTTAATTACAGGTTTTTCTCCTAATTGAGCCGCGTAGTGTCCTTTGCCAAAAATTAGCCAGAACCCATAAAACTCCGCCACCCACACAAAAAGGACAACCATTAAAGCAAGTAGTGTTCTTAATATTAACTGAAAATAGCTGGTGTTGCCAGTTAAAATGGTTTTTAATGTGTTCAGCATTATACTATTCAATTACTTTTCTTTAGTTCAACTAGCTTTTCGTTTGCAAAGTTCATAGCTCCTTCATCTCCATATTTTAGAACCAATTCATAATACTTAATTGCATTTAGCTTATCCTTTTTCTGATAATAACACCAGGCAATATTGCTTAATACAATGTAATCTTTAGGAGAAAGTTTTTCTGCTTTCAATAATGGGATTAAAGCATTATCATATTCTTTTTTAACTAAATAAGTGATGGAAAGATTTGATAAACTCTCAACATGATCCGGATATAATTTAAGCACCGATTCTGCAATTGAACCTATGTAAGGTATGATATTATCATCTTTTACTTCATAAAGTTGAAAAACATAATCTTGAACAGAACCAAGCATAAAATTCTTAGCATCATTCAACGGTTTGCTTTCTGACCATTTCCATTGGTTATTTATCTGGCCAGAATATTCAACGGTCTTAATAATTTCCTCCGTAAACGCCCTATAGTTTTCAGTTAAACCAAGAACGTAAGTCTTACCGAAACGCATATCCAGCCGGTCAGGAAATTTTGAGATGCCTTTGTTGATATAATAAAACCCTGAATCAAGATCATTCGATTCATAGATAACTTTTCCTGTCAAGTAACCGACTGCCTCATTAGCCTGATTCTTCATTTCTATTGAGCTCCCGGCTTCCTGTTCTTTCTTCAGACTCAACACCTCTTTTCGACTCCTTTGAACATAAAAATTAATCGCAGCTACGTATAATTCCGGGTCATCCGGATTAGCCACTTCCCATTTCTTCAGTAACTTATATTGTCCAATTGTATCTTTTTTCAATACTAACTCTTTAAATTGACTATAGTAAGCCTGACCAAATAAGTGTAGGTTAGAAACAAGAACTAAAGAGAGAAGTGAAATTTTTCTGAGTATCGTAGTTTTTCTCATTCTTAATTCGATGACTTATTGGTTTACAAATAAACATTCGGATTGAACTTCTCCATATAGCGCTCAGGTTTTTCAACCGCATTAAAACCATATTGCTCATACAGTTTATGTGCATCCAATGTTAATAAAATCCATCTGCGCAAACCCTGCAGATTTGGATGGCTCATGATTGTTTCCATCAACCATTTCGACAAACCCTGTCCTCTGAACTCTTCATCAATAAACACATCTCCTAAATAGGCAATAGTTGTATAATCAGTAATTACACGGGCATATCCAACTTGGTGATCTTGATATAAAACAGCAAATGTTAAGCTGTTTTCAGCCGATGACTTAACTTTTTCAAAAGGAATCCCTTTTGCCCAATACGACTGATTAGCTAAATATTCATGAACAAACGCTAAATCAAGCTTTGATTTATCTGTTGTTATACTAAAGTCATTTTGGGTGACGGTAATGTGTTGCATAGACTGATAGCTTTTTGAAACTGTAATATTACAGATTTTGCCTGTTTTAGCATAAGATGCGACTATACTGTTTTATGATTTTTTGTTAACTTTCTGTATGCGTCAGCTTGCAGCCATATTATTTGCCGACATGGCAGGCTATACCAGCCTGATGCAGGAGAACGAATTGCTAGCACGAACGAAACGAAAACGCTTAAAAGAAGTGCTCGACTCTTCTGTTTCACGCTTTAATGGGAAAGTTCTTCAATACTACGGAGACGGTTCTCTAAGTATTTTTTCCAGCGCTAACGACAGTGTTGATTGTGCCATCGCCATTCAGCAGCAATTACAGGAAG from Solitalea canadensis DSM 3403 encodes:
- a CDS encoding ankyrin repeat domain-containing protein, with the translated sequence MKYGLAIFMLITAISFNACSQHKKETMITSDKVFQMIKKNDISGLKRWIDAGGNLEEQNDKGETLLMIATYENNTEAAKLLIAQGSNVNAQDKMLNSPFLYAGASGYVEILKMCLTANPDYKVYNRYGGTALIPACERGHIEIVKELLKDKSFPKDYVNRLGWTGLMEAIVLSNGGPVHVQIVQLLVDVGCDVNIPDNDGITPLAHAKQRGFKEIVVILEKAGAR
- a CDS encoding helix-turn-helix domain-containing protein; amino-acid sequence: MLKTIGIDQIVKMPLANEFKIVEHAPINMPLIDDAHKHDFFMLLLVNSGSGTHTIDFNEYEVKERILFFLAPGQAHQWNLSKNTSGFQVLFSDAFLSKTISLPFFNASSTPVLLLNAEQNDELQQEFRLMIKEFERKEHTSTQILQHRLQIILLLLKRWYVEQFPFHSSGSDVRMINQFEHLVEKYYHQHNEVAFYASQLNVSANYLNAVCKRESFYTAGEFIRNRIMLEAKRMLILTNLDIKEIAFSLSFSDSSYFSRFFKKHTSLSPLEFRDKKGKTPGLL
- a CDS encoding zinc-dependent peptidase, giving the protein MYEFSFYLFVGCWGAIRYYYFFKKNHDAQYVEESFNVTSHQNKLLLQYFPYYRQLSEKGKKRFVLRTQQTIKSIIIQGKEGFVVTNDVKLLVGASIAQLTFGFSKPRLNELKAVLIFPDAFYSRLLRRWAKGLAFENGSVCLSWNHFLNGYEDSSDAINLGLHEFAHILRFEVFEETNEGLFSNPFVDNFKEWEDAGMPVFMNVRKGKEDFFRSYGGANTIEFFAVCIENFFEKPEVFKKELPYLYDKLCLLMQQDPLNTSKDYSFDEIDEFSLSPSSEQGYELWCSSIEQSIWNSVKSLAYATTFLIIFALTNHFIANPTIAEQGGFVYLRLFSASVLF
- the thiD gene encoding bifunctional hydroxymethylpyrimidine kinase/phosphomethylpyrimidine kinase — translated: MKQYKYPVVLTIAGSDSGGGAGIQADLKTFSALGCFGTSAITAITVQNTLGVTAIHSIPVDIVKGQIKAVIDDLKPQAIKIGMVHSAELAKGIAEILLKEPSIPVVLDPVMISTSGHKLIEDETVDVLTSHLFPLATVITPNLDEAAVLTGVKLDNVDDMQKAAIKLLETGCRSVLVKGGHLKSKVLYDVFVDANGNELVFEGEFIQSNNVHGTGCTLSSAIGAYLARGERLNVAISLARDYIKEVIEAGKDVRTGEGNGPLNHFFNPQKLIKYEIL
- the thiE gene encoding thiamine phosphate synthase — translated: MNKFPYRLYLVTDMKACLGRDLLWVTEEAVKGGVDVVQIREKEISDKEFLGKAIQLKEMLDHYKVPLIVNDRLAIAMKCRAAGIHVGVNDLSPLTIKEQWDTCEILGYSLEWIEQLKSNEVAASDYIALSPVFSTTTKTNTITEWGLEGVQKVRGLTEKPIVAIGNMNKGNISAVIKSGADCISVVSAICSANEPYRAAAEIRALIEQSL
- the thiM gene encoding hydroxyethylthiazole kinase, whose amino-acid sequence is MIKDQLVKCLSALRQQGSLVHSITNYVVMNNTANALLAIGASPIMAHSHSEIDEMVSISGALVVNIGTLDEYWVKSMELAIGKARELNKPWILDPVGAGATSFRNAMLKKLIDLHAPTVIRGNASEIMALANMHSKTKGVDSIHQSNEAVEAARLLSKSTGSVVCVSGEVDFVIKGNRMISIENGHSLMPKVTGMGCTATALVGAFCAANPEIPFEATAAAMVTMGIAGEIAAEISNGPGSLQVNFIDALYQFSPEIMLEEMKLTEHYE
- a CDS encoding YceH family protein, whose product is MEATQSLPLLDAVEQRVLGSLIEKSKTTPEYYPLTLNSLTAACNQKSSRKPVVNYDEGTIVAALDTLKKKGLISTATGGSSRAVKYKHNLGIVFPIVPAEVTLICLLMLRGPQTLGELNTNSGRMYEYESLEEIQEMLDKLSSPELPFVVQLPKKAGQKEARYMHLFGGTPSVEDDEDVQPEMPVSRVAELEERLVKVETELADMKEAFDKLMKELMG
- a CDS encoding tetratricopeptide repeat protein, giving the protein MRKTTILRKISLLSLVLVSNLHLFGQAYYSQFKELVLKKDTIGQYKLLKKWEVANPDDPELYVAAINFYVQRSRKEVLSLKKEQEAGSSIEMKNQANEAVGYLTGKVIYESNDLDSGFYYINKGISKFPDRLDMRFGKTYVLGLTENYRAFTEEIIKTVEYSGQINNQWKWSESKPLNDAKNFMLGSVQDYVFQLYEVKDDNIIPYIGSIAESVLKLYPDHVESLSNLSITYLVKKEYDNALIPLLKAEKLSPKDYIVLSNIAWCYYQKKDKLNAIKYYELVLKYGDEGAMNFANEKLVELKKSN
- a CDS encoding GNAT family N-acetyltransferase, producing the protein MQHITVTQNDFSITTDKSKLDLAFVHEYLANQSYWAKGIPFEKVKSSAENSLTFAVLYQDHQVGYARVITDYTTIAYLGDVFIDEEFRGQGLSKWLMETIMSHPNLQGLRRWILLTLDAHKLYEQYGFNAVEKPERYMEKFNPNVYL